A stretch of the Papaver somniferum cultivar HN1 chromosome 6, ASM357369v1, whole genome shotgun sequence genome encodes the following:
- the LOC113285716 gene encoding glycine-rich protein 5-like, whose amino-acid sequence MQTTKSIACLWFIIISSYLDICLALPRHMKSFSGGNQRTTFKGNTQLNIIIKPGGGIGGGGSGGGVSGGGIILGSGTSGSGSGIGIGTGSTGAIQGTGGSANGGRGGVSSGGRGNVRGVLPKKRLKLQP is encoded by the exons ATGCAAACAACAAAATCAATTGCTTGTCTTTGGTTTATTATAATTTCTTCTTATTTAGACATATGTTTAGCTTTACCTCGCCATATGAAGAGTTTTTCAG GTGGTAACCAGCGTACAACATTTAAAGGAAATACACAACTCAACATAATTATCAAACCAGGTGGCGGGataggtggtggtggtagtggtggtggagtCAGCGGCGGTGGTATAATTCTTGGTAGTGGCACAAGCGGTAGTGGTAGCGGTATTGGCATAGGAACTGGTAGTACCGGtgctattcaaggaactggtggcaGTGCAAATGGTGGTCGAGGAGGTGTTAGTAGTGGTGGACGAGGCAATGTCAGAGGGGTACTCCCGAAGAAGCGGCTAAAGTTGCAGCCTTAG